In Paralcaligenes sp. KSB-10, the following are encoded in one genomic region:
- the hisD gene encoding histidinol dehydrogenase: protein MSLINRLSTRSDDFLATLRKLLAFDASQDESIERTSADILKDIQARGDDALLEYTRRFDQVEAASVAALEIPRGEWLAALEALPGEQRQALDSAASRVRGYHERQRSETWTYTEADGTVLGQKISPLDRVGLYVPGGKAAYPSSVLMNAIPAKVAGVAEVIMVTPTPKGTRNPIVLAAAAIAGVDRVWTIGGAQAIGALAYGTASIAAVDKIVGPGNAYVAAAKRRVFGTVGIDMIAGPSEILVICDGSTPADWIAMDLFSQAEHDELAQAILLCPDAAYLDEVEAAIARLLPAMPRADIIRASLSRRGALILVRDLNEACAMANEIAPEHLEISTEDAGKWAEKIRHAGAIFMGRYSSEALGDYCAGPNHVLPTSRTARFSSPLGVYDFQKRSSLIQVSQAGAQTLGRIASTLAHGEGLQAHAASAQYRIKPD, encoded by the coding sequence ATGTCATTGATCAACCGCCTCAGCACCCGTTCCGACGATTTCCTGGCTACCTTGCGCAAGCTGCTGGCCTTCGATGCCTCGCAAGACGAATCCATCGAACGCACCAGCGCCGACATACTCAAGGACATCCAGGCGCGCGGCGACGATGCCCTGCTTGAATATACCCGGCGCTTCGACCAGGTCGAGGCGGCCAGCGTCGCTGCCCTCGAAATTCCCCGCGGCGAGTGGCTCGCGGCCCTGGAGGCCCTGCCCGGCGAACAGCGCCAGGCCCTGGACTCGGCCGCTTCGCGGGTACGCGGCTATCACGAGCGCCAGCGCAGCGAAACCTGGACTTACACCGAGGCGGACGGCACGGTACTGGGGCAGAAAATCTCTCCGCTGGACCGCGTCGGGCTATACGTTCCGGGCGGCAAGGCGGCCTATCCGTCGTCGGTGCTCATGAATGCCATTCCGGCCAAAGTGGCCGGCGTAGCCGAAGTGATCATGGTCACGCCCACCCCCAAGGGGACGCGCAACCCCATCGTGCTGGCGGCCGCCGCCATCGCCGGAGTCGATCGCGTCTGGACCATAGGCGGCGCCCAGGCTATCGGAGCACTCGCTTACGGCACCGCATCCATTGCCGCGGTCGACAAAATCGTCGGGCCGGGCAACGCCTATGTGGCCGCGGCCAAGCGCCGGGTTTTCGGCACGGTCGGAATCGACATGATCGCCGGTCCCAGCGAAATTCTGGTCATCTGCGATGGCTCGACGCCCGCCGACTGGATTGCCATGGATCTCTTCTCGCAGGCCGAGCACGACGAGCTGGCGCAGGCCATTTTGCTCTGCCCCGACGCCGCCTATCTCGATGAGGTCGAAGCGGCCATTGCGCGCCTGCTGCCGGCCATGCCGCGCGCCGATATCATTCGGGCCAGCCTGAGCCGCCGCGGCGCGCTGATTCTGGTGCGCGACCTGAATGAAGCCTGCGCCATGGCCAACGAGATTGCTCCCGAGCATCTGGAAATCTCGACCGAAGACGCCGGAAAATGGGCTGAAAAGATCCGTCATGCCGGGGCCATTTTCATGGGGCGCTACAGCTCCGAAGCCCTGGGCGACTACTGCGCCGGGCCGAATCACGTGCTGCCCACATCCCGCACAGCGCGTTTTTCCTCGCCGCTGGGGGTGTATGATTTCCAGAAACGCTCCAGCCTGATCCAGGTTTCGCAGGCCGGCGCGCAAACGCTGGGGCGCATCGCCTCCACCCTGGCTCATGGCGAAGGCCTGCAGGCCCACGCCGCCAGCGCCCAGTACCGCATCAAACCGGATTAA
- the hisB gene encoding imidazoleglycerol-phosphate dehydratase HisB — protein MRTADITRNTNETRIRVAINLDGTGRQSINTGVPFLDHMLDQIARHGLIDLDIQCDGDTHIDDHHTVEDVGITLGQAFAAAVGNKAGLRRYGHSYVPLDEALSRVVVDFSGRPGLEYHIPFTRSHVGQFDVDLTREFFQGFVNHALVTLHIDNLRGTNSHHQCETVFKAFGRALRMATELDPRSTGVVPSTKGVL, from the coding sequence ATGCGTACCGCCGACATCACCCGAAACACCAACGAAACGCGCATCCGCGTAGCCATCAATCTCGATGGCACCGGCCGCCAATCGATCAATACCGGCGTTCCTTTCCTGGATCACATGCTGGACCAAATCGCGCGCCACGGCCTGATCGATCTCGATATCCAGTGCGATGGCGATACTCACATCGACGATCACCATACGGTCGAAGACGTCGGCATCACCCTGGGGCAAGCCTTTGCCGCCGCGGTGGGCAACAAGGCGGGCCTGCGCCGCTACGGCCACTCGTACGTGCCGCTCGACGAAGCCCTGTCGCGCGTGGTGGTCGATTTCTCGGGACGCCCGGGGCTGGAATACCACATCCCGTTTACCCGCTCGCATGTGGGCCAGTTCGATGTCGATCTCACTCGTGAATTCTTCCAGGGGTTCGTCAATCACGCCCTGGTCACCCTGCACATCGATAATCTGCGCGGCACCAATTCGCATCATCAGTGCGAAACCGTCTTCAAGGCCTTCGGCCGCGCCCTGCGCATGGCGACGGAACTCGATCCGCGCAGCACAGGCGTCGTTCCGTCAACCAAAGGCGTACTCTAA
- the hisH gene encoding imidazole glycerol phosphate synthase subunit HisH: protein MNTIAIVDYGMGNFHSVARALRAAAPEADIKICSTAQELDQASRVVFPGQGAMPDCMRTLNESGLREAVVRAARNKPLLGVCVGEQMLFSHSEEGNTPCLDIFPGKVRRFDGPQYAAAGQAAASQELLKVPHMGWNHVSQTRPHVLWDGIADNTFFYFVHSYYAEPADHALAVGETHYGVSFTCAIAAANIFAVQFHPEKSADDGLRLYRNFVTWNP from the coding sequence GTGAATACCATCGCCATTGTTGACTACGGCATGGGCAATTTTCATTCAGTTGCCCGTGCCCTGCGCGCCGCCGCCCCCGAGGCCGATATCAAAATTTGCAGCACCGCCCAGGAGCTCGACCAGGCCTCGCGGGTCGTATTCCCCGGCCAGGGAGCCATGCCCGATTGCATGCGCACCCTGAACGAATCGGGCCTGCGCGAGGCCGTCGTTCGTGCGGCCCGCAACAAGCCTCTGCTGGGGGTTTGCGTGGGCGAGCAAATGCTGTTCTCCCATAGCGAAGAAGGCAATACGCCATGCCTGGATATCTTTCCCGGCAAGGTCAGGCGGTTTGACGGCCCGCAGTATGCCGCGGCAGGCCAGGCCGCGGCCAGCCAGGAACTGTTGAAAGTGCCGCACATGGGCTGGAACCATGTCAGCCAGACACGGCCGCATGTACTATGGGACGGCATTGCCGACAATACGTTTTTTTATTTCGTGCACAGTTATTACGCCGAACCCGCCGATCACGCTCTGGCTGTCGGGGAAACCCATTACGGAGTAAGCTTTACCTGTGCGATTGCAGCAGCTAATATTTTTGCCGTACAGTTTCACCCAGAAAAAAGCGCCGACGACGGTTTGCGCCTGTATCGCAACTTCGTTACCTGGAACCCTTAG
- the hisA gene encoding 1-(5-phosphoribosyl)-5-[(5-phosphoribosylamino)methylideneamino]imidazole-4-carboxamide isomerase has protein sequence MLLIPAIDLKDGRCVRLRQGDLDDATVFSDDPAAMGTQWLNQGARRLHLVDLNGAVAGKPKNEAAIKSIIRAVGDEIPVQIGGGIRDLNTIERYLDSGIAYVIIGTAAVKDPGFLRDACSAFPGNIIVGLDARDGKVATDGWSKLTRHDVLDLARKFEDYGCEAIVYTDIGRDGMLSGVNIEATVKLAQHVKIPIIASGGVTDLKDIEALCAVESEGVEGAILGRSLYEGTLDFDAAQTLADELGAS, from the coding sequence ATGCTTCTCATCCCCGCCATCGACCTCAAAGACGGGCGTTGTGTACGCCTTCGCCAAGGAGACCTTGACGACGCAACCGTCTTTTCCGACGACCCTGCCGCCATGGGCACGCAGTGGCTCAACCAGGGCGCCCGACGACTGCATCTGGTCGACCTGAACGGCGCCGTTGCCGGCAAGCCCAAAAACGAAGCCGCCATCAAGTCGATCATCCGCGCGGTGGGCGACGAAATTCCGGTGCAGATCGGCGGCGGAATCCGCGATCTCAACACCATCGAACGCTACCTCGACAGCGGTATCGCCTATGTCATCATCGGCACGGCGGCGGTCAAGGATCCCGGCTTTCTGCGCGATGCCTGCAGCGCTTTCCCCGGCAATATCATCGTTGGCCTCGACGCGCGCGACGGCAAGGTGGCCACCGACGGCTGGAGCAAGCTCACGCGCCACGACGTACTCGATCTTGCCCGCAAATTCGAAGACTACGGCTGCGAAGCCATTGTCTACACCGACATCGGCCGCGACGGCATGCTCTCGGGCGTCAACATCGAAGCCACGGTCAAACTGGCGCAGCACGTCAAAATCCCGATAATCGCCTCGGGCGGGGTCACCGACCTGAAAGACATCGAAGCGCTTTGCGCCGTCGAAAGCGAGGGCGTCGAAGGGGCCATCCTGGGCCGCAGCCTATACGAAGGCACGCTCGATTTCGATGCGGCGCAAACCCTGGCCGACGAACTCGGCGCATCATGA
- the hisF gene encoding imidazole glycerol phosphate synthase subunit HisF produces the protein MNAPRAALADDSLTRRIIPCLDVTAGRVVKGVNFVDLIDAGDPVEIAQRYNEQGADELTFLDITATSDNRDLILPIIEAVAAQVFIPLTVGGGVRQVADIQRLLNAGADKVSINSAAISNPELVRAAADYHGSQCIVVAIDARRSSAPGAAPKWEIFTHGGRKATGIDAVEWARKMADYGAGEILLTSMDRDGTKSGFDLELTRAVSDAVPVPVIASGGVGNLQHLADGVTTGRASAVLAASIFHYGQHTVREAKEFMADQGIKVRLPL, from the coding sequence ATGAACGCGCCCCGGGCAGCACTCGCCGACGACTCTCTGACGCGGCGCATCATCCCCTGCCTGGACGTCACTGCCGGGCGGGTGGTCAAAGGGGTGAATTTCGTCGACCTGATCGACGCGGGCGACCCTGTCGAAATCGCGCAGCGCTATAACGAGCAGGGCGCCGACGAACTGACATTTCTCGATATCACCGCCACCAGCGACAACCGCGACCTGATCCTGCCCATTATCGAAGCCGTTGCGGCCCAGGTATTCATTCCCCTGACGGTCGGCGGAGGGGTGCGCCAGGTGGCCGATATCCAGCGCCTGCTCAATGCCGGCGCCGACAAGGTTTCGATCAACAGCGCGGCCATCAGCAACCCCGAACTCGTCAGGGCCGCCGCCGATTATCACGGCTCGCAATGCATAGTGGTGGCCATCGACGCCCGCCGCAGCTCGGCGCCGGGCGCGGCGCCGAAATGGGAAATCTTCACGCACGGGGGCCGCAAGGCCACCGGCATCGATGCCGTCGAATGGGCCCGCAAAATGGCCGATTACGGCGCCGGTGAAATCCTGCTTACCAGCATGGACCGCGACGGAACCAAGTCGGGTTTCGATCTCGAACTGACCCGGGCCGTGTCCGACGCCGTGCCGGTCCCGGTCATCGCCTCGGGCGGGGTGGGCAATCTGCAGCACCTGGCCGATGGCGTAACCACCGGCCGCGCCAGCGCCGTCCTGGCAGCCAGCATCTTCCATTACGGGCAGCACACCGTCAGGGAGGCCAAGGAATTCATGGCGGATCAAGGTATTAAGGTACGATTACCCCTATGA
- the hisI gene encoding phosphoribosyl-AMP cyclohydrolase → MIQNTDWLSAVTFDANGLLPAIAQDATTGTILMVAWMNAESLAETAATRRAVYWSRSRGRLWRKGEESGNVQIVREIRLDCDGDVILLKVEQQGGIACHTGRESCFFRRLDGDAADAVWTTTDPVLKDPELIYK, encoded by the coding sequence ATGATTCAAAATACCGACTGGCTTTCCGCCGTGACGTTCGACGCCAACGGCCTGCTTCCCGCCATCGCTCAAGATGCCACCACCGGCACCATACTGATGGTCGCCTGGATGAACGCCGAATCGCTTGCCGAAACCGCCGCCACCCGGCGCGCCGTTTACTGGTCGCGCTCGCGCGGTCGCCTGTGGCGCAAGGGTGAAGAATCGGGCAATGTGCAAATCGTGCGCGAAATCCGGCTGGACTGCGATGGCGACGTCATTTTGCTCAAAGTGGAACAACAGGGGGGCATTGCCTGTCATACTGGCAGAGAAAGCTGTTTTTTTCGACGCCTCGACGGCGATGCCGCCGACGCCGTCTGGACCACCACCGACCCGGTACTGAAAGACCCCGAGCTGATTTACAAATGA
- a CDS encoding phosphoribosyl-ATP diphosphatase — protein MTAPDFAHADILSRLADTLESRLPKNGGDPATSYSAKLLARGPDAFLKKIGEEATELVMAAKDNAPDRVVCETADLWFHTLVALAHYNLRPEDVLRELARREGVSGLVEKANRPEPH, from the coding sequence ATGACCGCACCCGATTTCGCCCACGCCGATATCCTGTCCCGCCTGGCCGACACCCTCGAATCGCGCCTGCCCAAAAACGGCGGCGATCCGGCTACCTCGTACTCGGCCAAGCTGCTGGCGCGCGGCCCCGATGCGTTCCTGAAGAAAATCGGCGAAGAAGCCACCGAACTCGTCATGGCCGCGAAAGACAACGCACCCGACCGCGTGGTGTGCGAAACCGCCGACTTGTGGTTTCACACGCTGGTGGCGCTGGCGCATTACAATCTGCGCCCCGAAGATGTGCTGCGCGAACTGGCGCGCCGCGAAGGGGTATCCGGCCTGGTCGAGAAAGCCAATCGGCCCGAGCCTCACTAA
- a CDS encoding histidine triad nucleotide-binding protein, whose protein sequence is MSDNCLFCKIAKGEIPSKKAYEDEDLFVFHDIQPAAPVHLLLIPKRHIVSMQEIQPDDAAWLGRMMTLVPRLALDHGCRPGPEGGFRLLANSGIDGGQEVAHLHFHIIGGPRPWNKRVAPAA, encoded by the coding sequence ATGAGCGACAACTGTCTGTTTTGTAAAATCGCCAAGGGTGAAATTCCATCCAAAAAGGCCTACGAAGACGAAGATTTGTTTGTTTTTCACGATATTCAGCCGGCGGCTCCCGTACACTTGCTACTTATCCCGAAACGCCATATTGTTTCAATGCAGGAGATTCAACCCGACGACGCGGCGTGGTTGGGTAGAATGATGACCCTGGTACCCCGGCTTGCGCTCGATCATGGCTGCCGGCCCGGACCCGAAGGCGGTTTTCGGCTGCTCGCCAATAGCGGAATCGATGGCGGGCAAGAAGTCGCCCATTTGCATTTTCATATCATCGGGGGCCCTCGCCCCTGGAATAAAAGAGTGGCACCTGCCGCATAA
- the tatA gene encoding Sec-independent protein translocase subunit TatA yields MGSFSIWHWLIVLVIIALIFGTKKLRNVGEDLGNAVKGFKKGMNDANDETKPAEGAIPQQVKAGETIDVQVKEKSDA; encoded by the coding sequence ATGGGTAGTTTTAGTATTTGGCACTGGCTGATCGTTCTGGTCATCATTGCCCTGATTTTCGGCACCAAAAAGCTGCGCAATGTCGGCGAAGACCTGGGCAATGCGGTCAAGGGATTCAAAAAAGGCATGAACGATGCCAACGATGAAACCAAACCCGCCGAAGGCGCCATCCCGCAGCAAGTCAAGGCCGGCGAAACCATCGACGTGCAGGTAAAAGAGAAATCCGACGCCTGA
- the tatB gene encoding Sec-independent protein translocase protein TatB yields the protein MFDVSFSELIVIGAVALVVIGPERLPKVARTVGHLVGRAQRYVNDVKGDIQREMDLGDLSSLKDQMEDAARSVKTSLEETSKSLQAPLQEAKDALADASQSLHEATHAAASEPAVPDTQKSLPGFAEASALVEETHPKPPTGTPQ from the coding sequence ATGTTCGACGTCAGCTTTAGTGAGCTCATTGTGATCGGCGCCGTCGCGCTCGTCGTGATCGGTCCCGAACGCCTGCCCAAAGTGGCCCGCACCGTCGGCCATCTCGTTGGCCGCGCCCAACGCTACGTCAACGACGTCAAGGGCGATATCCAGCGCGAAATGGACCTCGGCGACCTGAGCAGCCTGAAAGACCAGATGGAAGACGCGGCCCGGTCGGTAAAGACGTCGCTGGAGGAAACCAGCAAGAGCCTGCAAGCGCCTTTGCAAGAGGCTAAAGACGCCCTTGCCGACGCATCGCAATCCCTGCACGAGGCCACCCATGCGGCGGCCTCCGAGCCGGCGGTACCCGACACCCAGAAAAGCCTGCCTGGCTTCGCCGAAGCCAGCGCACTGGTCGAAGAAACCCATCCCAAACCACCTACCGGGACGCCACAGTGA
- the tatC gene encoding twin-arginine translocase subunit TatC, protein MTQDAPQEDSFISHLIELRTRLMRAAFAVLIIFVVLFIYPGASKIYDILAQPMLATLPEGTRMIATGVITPFMVPVKVTMLAALILALPFVLYQAWAFVAPGLYKHEKRLAMPLIISSTLLFLLGMAFCYFVVFRTVFHFIATFAPHSITPAPDIEAYLNFVMTMFVAFGVTFEVPIAVILLVKTGVVTVEKLRSIRGYVIVGAFITAAVVTPPDVLSQFMLAFPLCVLFELGVFVASMLKKQEAKEREAESKEISTLDE, encoded by the coding sequence GTGACACAGGACGCCCCTCAAGAAGACTCCTTCATCTCGCACCTCATCGAGCTGCGTACGCGGCTGATGCGCGCGGCCTTTGCCGTGCTGATCATTTTCGTGGTGCTGTTCATTTATCCGGGCGCCTCGAAAATCTACGACATCCTGGCCCAGCCCATGCTGGCCACGCTGCCCGAAGGCACCCGCATGATCGCCACCGGGGTGATCACGCCGTTCATGGTGCCGGTCAAGGTAACGATGCTGGCGGCGCTGATCCTGGCCCTGCCCTTCGTGTTGTACCAGGCCTGGGCGTTTGTCGCCCCGGGGCTGTACAAACACGAAAAACGCCTGGCCATGCCGCTCATCATCTCCAGCACGCTGCTGTTCCTGCTGGGCATGGCATTTTGCTATTTCGTGGTTTTTCGCACGGTCTTCCACTTCATTGCCACTTTCGCGCCGCATTCGATTACCCCGGCGCCAGATATCGAAGCCTACCTGAACTTCGTCATGACCATGTTCGTGGCCTTCGGCGTTACCTTCGAGGTGCCCATCGCGGTCATCCTGCTGGTCAAAACCGGCGTGGTCACGGTGGAAAAGCTACGCTCGATTCGCGGCTACGTCATTGTCGGGGCGTTCATCACCGCGGCCGTGGTTACACCGCCCGACGTGCTCAGCCAGTTCATGCTGGCCTTCCCCCTGTGCGTACTGTTCGAGCTGGGCGTATTCGTCGCCAGCATGCTCAAGAAACAGGAAGCCAAGGAACGCGAAGCCGAAAGCAAAGAGATCAGCACGCTCGACGAGTGA
- a CDS encoding S1C family serine protease: MRRLWLLFAQTVTVCLGILFIVATLRPDWLHSSPSGRSAAPQVSAAGEVSYAKAVALATPAVVNVYTSKKIRVPVVPLPNDPELNRLFRDLPGFSRRKKTTNLGSGVIVRADGYVLTNYHVIEAADSIQVALSDGRQAAAKLVGADPDSDLAVLKIDLPNLSAITFNSERHVQVGDVVLAIGNPFGVGQTTTMGIVSALGRNRLGINIYENFIQTDAAINPGNSGGALIDTTGRLVGINTAIYSENGGSLGIGFAIPAEAAHKIMEQIIATGSVTRGWLGIEPQDITPDLARAFNLRQDDGVIIASVLKNGPAGRAGIRVGDIVLKINDQPVYDTIGFLNQIAPLPPRHEVTLTILRGGRVIEQTVQVGTRPRITKP; the protein is encoded by the coding sequence ATGCGTCGATTGTGGTTGCTATTCGCCCAAACAGTAACGGTCTGCCTCGGTATTTTATTCATCGTGGCCACTTTGCGTCCCGATTGGCTGCACTCGTCGCCAAGCGGTCGCTCCGCGGCGCCGCAAGTCTCGGCGGCCGGCGAGGTCTCGTATGCCAAGGCCGTTGCCCTGGCTACTCCCGCTGTGGTGAATGTTTATACCAGCAAGAAGATTCGGGTGCCTGTGGTGCCGCTGCCCAACGACCCCGAGCTCAATCGGCTTTTCCGCGATTTGCCTGGGTTCAGCCGGCGCAAGAAAACGACCAATCTGGGTTCGGGCGTAATTGTGCGCGCCGACGGCTATGTGCTGACGAATTATCACGTGATCGAGGCGGCCGATTCGATTCAAGTGGCCTTGAGCGATGGCCGGCAGGCCGCGGCCAAGCTGGTCGGGGCGGATCCCGATAGCGATCTGGCGGTCCTGAAGATTGACTTGCCCAATCTGTCCGCCATTACGTTCAACAGCGAGCGCCATGTCCAGGTCGGCGACGTCGTGCTGGCCATCGGCAATCCGTTTGGCGTGGGGCAGACCACGACCATGGGTATCGTGTCGGCCTTGGGGCGCAATCGTCTCGGGATCAATATTTACGAGAATTTCATACAGACCGATGCGGCAATCAACCCGGGGAATTCAGGCGGTGCCCTGATCGACACCACGGGTCGTCTGGTTGGCATCAATACCGCGATTTATTCCGAGAACGGCGGTTCGCTGGGCATCGGTTTTGCCATTCCGGCTGAAGCCGCGCACAAGATCATGGAACAGATCATCGCCACCGGCTCGGTGACGCGAGGCTGGCTGGGCATCGAACCCCAGGATATCACCCCCGATCTGGCCAGGGCCTTCAACCTGCGGCAGGACGATGGGGTGATTATTGCCAGCGTACTTAAAAACGGCCCGGCCGGCCGGGCCGGCATCCGTGTGGGCGACATTGTGCTCAAGATCAACGATCAGCCTGTGTACGACACCATAGGCTTTTTGAACCAGATCGCGCCCTTGCCCCCTCGCCACGAAGTCACATTAACGATCTTGCGTGGCGGCAGAGTCATCGAGCAGACTGTTCAGGTCGGCACGCGCCCGCGCATCACCAAGCCGTAG
- a CDS encoding Nif3-like dinuclear metal center hexameric protein produces the protein MNQVSTQELTHWLDTTLQAWRFKDYCPNGLQVEGKGAITYIITGVTASQALIELAVAKKADAVLVHHGWFWKNEDPCIRGPKRARLALALRHELNLWAYHLPLDAHPVLGNNAQLGRVLGFEPERDESGQPLTCGPDGLVWLGRPTRAKTLGALGNEIYEALQRQPLVVGNPQQNIERVAWCTGGAQSMIEAATAAGAQAYVTGEASEQTFHWAQETGTGFIAAGHHATERYGIQALGQAVAAQFGIRVEFIDLDNPI, from the coding sequence ATGAATCAGGTTTCCACGCAGGAGCTCACTCACTGGCTCGATACTACCTTGCAAGCCTGGCGCTTCAAGGACTACTGTCCGAACGGACTCCAGGTCGAAGGCAAAGGCGCAATTACCTACATTATCACCGGAGTTACGGCCTCTCAGGCGCTCATCGAGCTTGCCGTCGCGAAAAAGGCCGATGCGGTACTGGTTCATCACGGCTGGTTCTGGAAAAACGAAGACCCCTGCATCCGCGGGCCGAAACGCGCCCGGCTTGCCCTGGCCTTGCGGCACGAGCTCAATCTGTGGGCCTATCATCTGCCGCTCGATGCCCACCCTGTGTTGGGCAACAACGCGCAATTGGGGCGTGTGCTGGGTTTCGAGCCCGAGCGCGATGAATCCGGCCAGCCCCTTACCTGCGGCCCCGACGGACTGGTCTGGCTGGGCCGCCCGACCCGCGCGAAAACACTGGGCGCGCTGGGCAATGAAATTTACGAAGCTTTACAGCGCCAGCCCCTGGTTGTTGGTAATCCACAACAAAATATTGAACGCGTCGCCTGGTGCACCGGGGGAGCGCAAAGCATGATCGAAGCCGCCACCGCCGCCGGCGCACAAGCGTACGTCACAGGCGAAGCTTCGGAACAAACCTTTCACTGGGCACAAGAAACCGGCACAGGATTCATTGCAGCCGGCCATCACGCCACCGAGCGCTACGGCATACAGGCGCTTGGCCAGGCCGTGGCCGCGCAGTTCGGCATACGAGTGGAATTTATCGACCTGGACAACCCGATATAA